In the Desulfovibrio sp. genome, one interval contains:
- a CDS encoding TetR/AcrR family transcriptional regulator — protein MKENARDKIIATGVDMVAISGFNATGIESILKAAGVPKGSFYHHFGSKENFGIEVINLFAERYAQKLRSFFDDHNVEPLERIRNYLEHSIEHLTQENFSKGCLIGNLGQELADQNERFRDRLAEVFNDWLALFADCLQQAQQAGSLNPRLDTQKLASFLLSGWEGAILRAKVMRSPEPLKQFVGILFTTVLTAG, from the coding sequence ATGAAAGAAAATGCACGGGATAAAATAATCGCAACTGGCGTTGATATGGTTGCCATCTCTGGGTTTAATGCTACCGGAATCGAGTCTATTCTCAAGGCCGCTGGCGTACCCAAGGGATCGTTTTATCACCATTTTGGCTCCAAGGAAAATTTTGGCATCGAGGTTATCAACCTTTTTGCTGAAAGATACGCGCAAAAGCTACGCAGTTTTTTTGACGATCATAACGTTGAGCCGCTTGAACGTATACGCAACTATCTGGAGCACAGCATAGAACACCTGACCCAGGAGAATTTTTCCAAAGGTTGCCTGATTGGCAATCTGGGTCAGGAACTGGCCGACCAGAACGAACGCTTCAGGGACAGGCTGGCCGAAGTTTTTAACGACTGGCTGGCGCTTTTTGCCGATTGCCTGCAGCAGGCGCAGCAGGCTGGCTCGCTCAATCCCCGGCTGGACACCCAGAAGCTGGCAAGTTTCCTGCTTTCAGGCTGGGAGGGAGCAATCCTGCGCGCCAAGGTAATGCGCTCGCCAGAGCCGCTTAAGCAGTTTGTTGGCATACTGTTCACAACAGTTTTAACAGCAGGGTAA
- a CDS encoding type 1 glutamine amidotransferase domain-containing protein — protein sequence MNAQKNILMVTTSADALTNGRKTGVWLEEIAVPYLALAKTGASITVASPKGGAVPIDPHSLDDTSVAKWPDIMELLKNSAPLRNIQADGFDAIFLPGGHGTMMDFATDAELKRLLLDFTKADKIIAAVCHGPAGLVGAKKPDGTPLVAGKTITAFTDEEEIAVQLEKVVPFMLETTLRAEGANFVGGPQWAPHVEVDGNLITGQNPASSEAIAHAVLEHLH from the coding sequence ATGAACGCACAAAAAAACATACTTATGGTTACCACCAGCGCCGATGCCCTTACAAATGGCAGAAAAACAGGCGTGTGGCTTGAAGAAATAGCGGTTCCGTATCTTGCTCTGGCAAAAACCGGTGCCTCCATAACGGTTGCCAGCCCCAAGGGCGGAGCGGTGCCCATTGACCCGCACAGCCTTGACGATACCTCGGTTGCCAAATGGCCTGATATCATGGAACTTCTTAAAAACTCTGCTCCGCTCAGGAATATTCAGGCCGACGGATTTGATGCCATTTTTCTGCCCGGCGGGCACGGCACCATGATGGATTTTGCCACCGATGCAGAGCTCAAGCGCCTTTTGCTCGACTTTACAAAAGCCGACAAGATTATTGCAGCCGTGTGCCACGGCCCTGCTGGCCTGGTGGGCGCAAAGAAGCCCGACGGTACTCCGCTGGTAGCGGGCAAAACCATCACGGCCTTTACTGACGAAGAAGAAATAGCCGTGCAGCTTGAGAAGGTCGTGCCCTTCATGCTTGAAACGACCCTGCGCGCCGAAGGTGCAAACTTTGTTGGCGGCCCCCAGTGGGCTCCGCATGTGGAGGTGGACGGCAACCTCATCACCGGGCAAAACCCTGCCTCCAGCGAGGCCATTGCCCACGCAGTGCTTGAGCACCTGCACTAG